The following are from one region of the Shinella sp. PSBB067 genome:
- a CDS encoding ABC transporter permease — protein sequence MAKPRKKSLLSMQAEISPSTYLIISVCSFAIFFAVWALIVQSGLVRPIFLPSPVAIVARLWALGADGTLFSDIAASVYRIGIGFAVASVSALAVGVLIGNYKFWDAAIEPFLDFIRYMPVVAFVPLTILWTGTTDTQKFLVIWIGTFFQQALMFMDNIKRVPPDFIGFGRTVGLSDTKIVTKIILPSAAPQIWDTLRISLGWAWTWVVLAELVAASSGLGYRITVAQRYFQTDTAIGYIVVLGVLGLISDQIMKFLGKRMFRYEAKH from the coding sequence ATGGCCAAGCCCCGAAAGAAATCCCTTCTCAGCATGCAGGCTGAGATCTCGCCATCGACCTATCTCATCATCTCCGTGTGCTCCTTCGCGATCTTCTTCGCGGTCTGGGCTTTGATCGTGCAATCCGGCCTCGTCCGCCCGATCTTCCTGCCGTCCCCCGTGGCGATCGTCGCGCGCCTGTGGGCGCTCGGCGCCGACGGCACGCTGTTCTCCGACATTGCGGCAAGCGTCTATCGCATCGGTATCGGCTTCGCCGTCGCATCGGTTTCGGCGCTCGCCGTCGGCGTGCTGATCGGCAACTACAAGTTCTGGGATGCGGCCATCGAGCCCTTCCTCGACTTCATACGCTACATGCCGGTCGTCGCCTTCGTTCCCCTGACGATCCTGTGGACCGGCACGACGGACACCCAGAAGTTCCTGGTGATCTGGATCGGGACGTTCTTCCAGCAGGCCTTGATGTTCATGGACAACATCAAGCGCGTCCCGCCCGATTTCATCGGCTTCGGCCGGACGGTCGGACTGAGTGACACGAAAATCGTCACGAAGATCATCCTGCCCTCGGCCGCGCCGCAGATCTGGGACACGCTGCGCATCTCGCTCGGCTGGGCATGGACCTGGGTTGTGCTCGCCGAGCTCGTCGCGGCCAGCAGCGGCCTCGGCTACCGCATCACCGTCGCGCAGCGTTATTTCCAGACCGACACGGCCATCGGATACATCGTGGTGCTCGGCGTTCTCGGCCTGATCAGCGACCAGATCATGAAATTCCTGGGCAAGCGCATGTTCCGCTACGAGGCAAAACACTGA
- a CDS encoding ABC transporter ATP-binding protein, with the protein MEKLLIRDLTKTFPAGRSTKDRVTVLDNISLTIRENEFVSLVGASGCGKSTLLSIIAGLQSHDDGDLKVDGNDILGPGADRGVVFQSYTLLPWLTARKNVEFALEATGHPKAEIGDLAMTQLRLVGLEAFADRYPAQLSGGMKQRVAIARALSYKPKLLLMDEPFGALDALTRVQMQELLTSVWEREKLTVIFVTHDVEEAVFLSDRIFVMASNPGRIKTTYDVPLPRPRTPDTHRLPEFAQLQAEVLGSIRSEMRDR; encoded by the coding sequence ATGGAAAAGCTTCTGATCCGCGACCTGACGAAGACCTTTCCGGCCGGGCGCTCCACCAAGGACCGTGTTACCGTTCTCGACAACATCTCGCTGACGATCCGCGAGAACGAATTCGTTTCGCTGGTCGGCGCATCCGGCTGCGGCAAGAGCACGCTGCTTTCGATCATCGCCGGACTGCAATCCCATGACGATGGCGACCTCAAGGTCGACGGAAACGACATCCTCGGACCTGGCGCGGACCGCGGCGTGGTTTTCCAGAGCTATACGCTTCTGCCCTGGCTGACGGCCAGGAAGAACGTGGAATTCGCGCTGGAAGCGACGGGGCATCCGAAGGCCGAGATCGGCGATCTTGCGATGACACAGCTCAGGCTGGTGGGCCTGGAAGCCTTTGCGGACCGCTATCCCGCGCAGCTTTCCGGCGGCATGAAGCAGCGGGTCGCCATCGCGCGCGCGCTCTCCTACAAGCCGAAGCTGTTGCTGATGGACGAGCCGTTCGGCGCCCTGGACGCGCTGACCCGCGTGCAGATGCAGGAACTGCTCACGAGCGTCTGGGAGCGGGAAAAGCTGACCGTGATCTTCGTCACGCACGATGTCGAGGAAGCCGTCTTCCTTTCCGACCGGATCTTCGTGATGGCCTCCAATCCCGGCCGCATCAAGACGACCTACGATGTCCCCCTGCCGCGACCGCGCACGCCCGATACCCACCGGCTGCCGGAATTCGCGCAGCTTCAGGCCGAAGTGCTCGGCAGCATCCGTTCGGAGATGCGGGATCGATGA